The following are from one region of the Magallana gigas chromosome 4, xbMagGiga1.1, whole genome shotgun sequence genome:
- the LOC105338559 gene encoding U3 small nucleolar RNA-interacting protein 2 isoform X1, translating into MPFFIKSKRKQSKSKTKNQRPQVSLSGEPSKRKRKKLRLQNEEIESESEIESDEGERKAEVVTSSDEEETAQEKKLRLAKEYLANLEQEEAEKREEDDIHRDIISHRLKQDLLEQSGKVQKLVADGYEKPSLDDIIVLRGHQLSVTCVVISPDKRHVFSGSKDCSIIKWDAVEGKRLHMIPGGRKGTEDTHTGHTDHVFCLAMSSDGKFLASGGKNKFVLLWNPDTCQLIHRFNGHRGAISGLAFRIGSHQLFSASHDRSIKIWNVDELAYIETLFGHSDAITGIDSLFRDRAITSGGRDASIRIWKVVEESQLVFNGDPGSIDCIAFINESNFISGTDNNSISIWSLMKKKPLVTVKNAHHGQDQNGNSSTQTNWITCVAALHNTDLVASAGSKDGCIKLWKISKNYTVLQPLYSIPMVGFVNSLAFSPDGQVLVAGIGQEHKLGRWWRIKEAKNGIRIIKLKRKDV; encoded by the exons ACAAAAAATCAGAGACCACAGGTGTCGCTCAGTGGAGAACCCTCAAAACGTAAAAGGAAGAAGCTTAGGCTGCAGAATGAAGAAATAGAGAGTGAATCAGAGATAGAAAG TGATGAAGGTGAAAGAAAGGCTGAAGTGGTGACATCCTCAGACGAGGAGGAAACTGCACAGGAAAAAAAGTTGCGTCTTGCAAAAGAATATCTAGCCAACCTAGAGCAAGAAG AGGCAGAGAAGAGAGAAGAGGATGACATCCACAGAGACATTATATCTCACAGACTAAAGCAGGACCTG ttGGAACAAAGTGGAAAAGTACAGAAACTTGTTGCAGATGgg TATGAAAAACCATCCCTGGATGACATCATCGTTCTGCGGGGGCATCAGTTGAGTGTGACCTGTGTGGTTATCTCCCCTGACAAAAGACACGTTTTCAGTGGCTCCAAAGACTGTAGTATCATCAAGT GGGATGCGGTGGAGGGTAAAAGACTACACATGATTCCTGGGGGGAGGAAAGGGACGGAGGACACTCATACAGGACACACAGACCACGTCTTCTGTCTCGCAATGTCCTCCGACGGAAAATTTCTG GCATCAGGAGGAAAAAATAAGTTTGTTCTCCTTTGGAACCCAGACACCTGCCAACTCATTCACAGATTTAATGGCCATAGGGGTGCCATTTCT gGCCTGGCTTTTAGAATTGGCTCCCATCAGTTGTTTAGTGCTTCACATGACCGATCAATCAAAATCTGGAACGTGGATGAGCTGGCTTACATAGAAACATT ATTTGGTCACAGTGATGCAATCACAGGAATCGACAGTCTGTTCCGGGACAGGGCTATCACATCAGGGGGGAGGGATGCCAGTATCCGAATCTGGAAAGTCGTGGAGGAGTCACAGCTAGTGTTCAATGGAGACCC GGGATCCATAGACTGCATAGCCTTCATCAATGAATCTAATTTTATATCAGGAACTGACAACAA CTCCATATCCATATGGTCCCTCATGAAGAAGAAGCCACTGGTGACAGTGAAGAACGCTCACCACGGTCAGGACCAGAATGGGAACTCCAGCACCCAGACCAACTGGATAACCTGTGTGGCAGCTCTCCATAACACGGACCTGGTGGCGTCAG CAGGATCGAAAGATGGCTGCATCAAACTATGGAAGATCTCCAAGAATTACACAGTATTGCAGCCACTGTATTCAATACCTATG GTTGGTTTTGTGAACAGTCTGGCATTTTCACCTGATGGACAGGTGTTGGTGGCAGGAATCGGTCAGGAACACAAACTAGGTCGGTGGTGGCGAATCAAAGAGGCCAAAAACGGGATAAGAATCATCAAGTTAAAGAGGAAAGATGTCTGA
- the LOC105338559 gene encoding U3 small nucleolar RNA-interacting protein 2 isoform X2: MPFFIKSKRKQSKSKTKNQRPQVSLSGEPSKRKRKKLRLQNEEIESESEIESDEGERKAEVVTSSDEEETAQEKKLRLAKEYLANLEQEEAEKREEDDIHRDIISHRLKQDLLEQSGKVQKLVADGYEKPSLDDIIVLRGHQLSVTCVVISPDKRHVFSGSKDCSIIKWDAVEGKRLHMIPGGRKGTEDTHTGHTDHVFCLAMSSDGKFLASGGKNKFVLLWNPDTCQLIHRFNGHRGAISGLAFRIGSHQLFSASHDRSIKIWNVDELAYIETLFGHSDAITGIDSLFRDRAITSGGRDASIRIWKVVEESQLVFNGDPGSIDCIAFINESNFISGTDNNSISIWSLMKKKPLVTVKNAHHGQDQNGNSSTQTNWITCVAALHNTDLVASGSKDGCIKLWKISKNYTVLQPLYSIPMVGFVNSLAFSPDGQVLVAGIGQEHKLGRWWRIKEAKNGIRIIKLKRKDV, encoded by the exons ACAAAAAATCAGAGACCACAGGTGTCGCTCAGTGGAGAACCCTCAAAACGTAAAAGGAAGAAGCTTAGGCTGCAGAATGAAGAAATAGAGAGTGAATCAGAGATAGAAAG TGATGAAGGTGAAAGAAAGGCTGAAGTGGTGACATCCTCAGACGAGGAGGAAACTGCACAGGAAAAAAAGTTGCGTCTTGCAAAAGAATATCTAGCCAACCTAGAGCAAGAAG AGGCAGAGAAGAGAGAAGAGGATGACATCCACAGAGACATTATATCTCACAGACTAAAGCAGGACCTG ttGGAACAAAGTGGAAAAGTACAGAAACTTGTTGCAGATGgg TATGAAAAACCATCCCTGGATGACATCATCGTTCTGCGGGGGCATCAGTTGAGTGTGACCTGTGTGGTTATCTCCCCTGACAAAAGACACGTTTTCAGTGGCTCCAAAGACTGTAGTATCATCAAGT GGGATGCGGTGGAGGGTAAAAGACTACACATGATTCCTGGGGGGAGGAAAGGGACGGAGGACACTCATACAGGACACACAGACCACGTCTTCTGTCTCGCAATGTCCTCCGACGGAAAATTTCTG GCATCAGGAGGAAAAAATAAGTTTGTTCTCCTTTGGAACCCAGACACCTGCCAACTCATTCACAGATTTAATGGCCATAGGGGTGCCATTTCT gGCCTGGCTTTTAGAATTGGCTCCCATCAGTTGTTTAGTGCTTCACATGACCGATCAATCAAAATCTGGAACGTGGATGAGCTGGCTTACATAGAAACATT ATTTGGTCACAGTGATGCAATCACAGGAATCGACAGTCTGTTCCGGGACAGGGCTATCACATCAGGGGGGAGGGATGCCAGTATCCGAATCTGGAAAGTCGTGGAGGAGTCACAGCTAGTGTTCAATGGAGACCC GGGATCCATAGACTGCATAGCCTTCATCAATGAATCTAATTTTATATCAGGAACTGACAACAA CTCCATATCCATATGGTCCCTCATGAAGAAGAAGCCACTGGTGACAGTGAAGAACGCTCACCACGGTCAGGACCAGAATGGGAACTCCAGCACCCAGACCAACTGGATAACCTGTGTGGCAGCTCTCCATAACACGGACCTGGTGGCGTCAG GATCGAAAGATGGCTGCATCAAACTATGGAAGATCTCCAAGAATTACACAGTATTGCAGCCACTGTATTCAATACCTATG GTTGGTTTTGTGAACAGTCTGGCATTTTCACCTGATGGACAGGTGTTGGTGGCAGGAATCGGTCAGGAACACAAACTAGGTCGGTGGTGGCGAATCAAAGAGGCCAAAAACGGGATAAGAATCATCAAGTTAAAGAGGAAAGATGTCTGA
- the LOC105338558 gene encoding metalloproteinase inhibitor 1 — MSGRVLPWICLFLGLMKFSSACSCYMPRYQNSFCNAEFAITANVTSSELFFRDGRSLSSYVLEGVIPDRHQRLEYNYSIDVLDIFKITPTFETVDQNYVTSDAFDGSCGIELSVGTVYYMTGYVRDDHMVVSSCFTTAPFSELKAGHLEGIRGLYADNCKCRVNELMMEKWKKKKVCQAEWYSPCEEAQAVCVKRKGGKCVWRHIADEPCLLDDEDK, encoded by the exons ATGTCTGGGCGCGTGTTACCATGGATATGTTTGTTCCTGGGACTGATGAAGTTTTCTAGCGCCTGTTCCTGCTATATGCCACGATATCAAAACTCGTTCTGCAATGCTGAATTTG CAATCACAGCAAATGTCACTTCCTCTGAGTTGTTTTTCCGGGACGGGAGAAGTTTGAGTTCCTACGTGCTAGAGGGCGTAATTCCGGACCGACATCAGCGCCTGGAATATAACTACTCCATTGATGTGCTGGACATCTTCAAG ataactcCCACTTTTGAGACGGTCGACCAGAACTACGTCACTTCCGACGCATTTGACGGATCCTGTGGGATTGAGCTGTCCGTTGGGACAGTGTACTACATGACGG GTTACGTCAGAGACGATCACATGGTAGTCTCGTCCTGTTTCACCACGGCGCCTTTCTCGGAGCTGAAGGCCGGGCACCTGGAGGGAATCAGGGGGCTGTACGCCGACAACTGTAAATGTCGG gtAAACGAGCTGATGATGGAAAAATGGAAGAAGAAGAAGGTGTGCCAGGCCGAGTGGTACTCTCCGTGCGAGGAGGCACAGGCCGTCTGCGTCAAAAGAAAAGGCGGGAAATGTGTTTGGCGCCATATTGCAGACGAACCCTGCTTACTGGATGATGAGGACAAATAG
- the LOC105338557 gene encoding metalloproteinase inhibitor 3, producing the protein MDWKELIFFLSMMCLFRPKLTSCCKCPGPEHPQWLYCKSDIVIKAYITNITRVYSKQVPGRPIGNHIHVHIYQKFKGERKFKNIDHTKIYTPLGCNIRPRIGRKYIMMGVILDNEMRMTKCNFMQLTHTLTKTQQLGLRKLYKKNCRCIADIGTDSPYHLSPKDPGFRGCTSRKSKLFDVDCYVNHAVCVYRKKTCQWKGKFRKKQRGK; encoded by the exons aTGGATTGGAAAGAGTTGATTTTCTTCCTTAGCATGATGTGCCTGTTTAGACCGAAGTTGACGTCATGTTGCAAATGTCCCGGTCCAGAACATCCCCAATGGCTCTACTGCAAGTCTGACATAG TCATCAAAGCCTACATCACGAACATCACCCGAGTGTATTCCAAACAAGTACCTGGCCGTCCAATTGGCAACCACATTCATGTCCACATCTATCAGAAGTTCAAG GGAGAACGAAAATTCAAGAACATTGACCACACAAAGATATATACGCCACTGGGGTGTAACATTAGACCAAGAATCGGGCGAAAGTATATTATGATGG GGGTGATCTTGGACAATGAGATGAGGATGACCAAGTGTAACTTCATGCAGTTGACACATACACTGACTAAAACCCAACAGCTGGGATTGCGTAAGCTCTATAAAAAGAACTGCCGCTGCATT GCTGACATTGGTACGGACAGTCCATATCATTTAAGTCCAAAAGATCCCGGTTTTCGCGGCTGCACATCTCGAAAATCAAAACTATTTGACGTTGATTGCTACGTCAACCACGCTGTTTGTGTCTATCGCAAGAAAACGTGTCAGTGGAAAGGAAAATTCCGGAAAAAGCAACGAggaaaataa
- the LOC105338556 gene encoding uncharacterized protein, protein MNPKVEISIYLLGAFVIICSVGISEASQKCMYCNRAANISDCATNIIECSDAEECYLEKITTQELKTAYVAGCRSKTVCALMASLGSGRKRSDYTNCVECCNSAPTQEHGPCNANLCGETGLSKAGCLVCDDLVRSAQGGCTNRQVCQDTQVCANAVHIVGGDILYRYYCEERHICAIALANNVDGHIIGEVVKRVNNAENQGLIVCSACCYGNDCNQEGCFDLKKKNITIDMLGTNPPPPPTAG, encoded by the exons ATGAATCCAAAAGTTG aaattaGTATATATTTACTTGGAGCATTTGTTATTATATGTTCAG TGGGCATCTCCGAGGCAAGCCAGAAATGTATGTATTGTAACAGGGCCGCTAACATCAGTGACTGTGCCACTAACATCATCGAGTGCTCAGACGCCGAG GAATGCTATTTGGAGAAAATCACAACTCAAGAATTAAAGACAGCATACGTTGCTGGCTGTCGTTCAAAAACG GTTTGCGCTCTAATGGCTTCTTTGGGCAGTGGAAGAAAAAGGAGTGATTATACAAACTGCGTAGAATGTTGTAATTCAGCCCCAACACAGGAACACGGACCATGCAATGCCAATCTCTGTGGTGAAA cTGGCCTGTCCAAAGCTGGATGCCTGGTGTGTGATGATCTAGTCCGATCAGCACAGGGAGGCTGTACTAACAGACAAGTGTGTCAAGATACCCAG gtCTGTGCCAATGCTGTCCACATTGTTGGTGGTGATATCTTATACAGATATTATTGTGAGGAAAGACAT ATTTGTGCCATTGCTTTGGCAAACAATGTTGATGGACATATCATAGGAGAAGTGGTAAAGCGTGTTAATAACGCTGAGAACCAAGGGCTCATCGTCTGCTCTGCCTGTTGCTATGGAAACGACTGTAATCAAGAAGGGTGCTtcgatttgaagaaaaaaa ATATCACAATTGACATGCTAGGAaccaacccccctccccctcccactGCTGGATAA
- the LOC105338555 gene encoding uncharacterized protein, producing the protein MQNHQSQFLFNMETIFIFLLAATIDCVSPFGFHHVGIVSPKQSESKLYNSLFENYKTETNDIPIWKKFHFWKKKRDFWTDDAFDPSSRFLSPENQDNFPPKTENIFSELKPYASFQFVDTQSEPSEDFDPEEMELNDMLQDSDPSDFGSFGPNVVPSDDSGLSGGFGVLQSNVKNTEHSHQTEGFINSGSGTCVKNISLQGTTSCVSDGDCKDCNGFVFHCASNFCKVGPAPSCGTECDITDGFPAWLLKR; encoded by the exons aaaatcaTCAATCACAGTTTTTATTCAACATGGAGACTATATTCATATTCCTTTTGGCCGCTACTATAGACTGTGTATCACCATTTGGATTTCATCACGTAGGGATTGTTTCGCCAAAACAAAGCGAATCGAAGTTGTATAattctttatttgaaaattacaaaacagaAACAAACGATATACCGATTTGGAAAAAGTTCCATTTTTGGAAGAAAAAGAGGGATTTTTGGACTGATGATGCGTTCGATCCTAGCTCTAGGTTTCTTTCACCAGAAAATCAAGATAACTTCCCACCAAAGACAGAAAACATATTCAGTGAGCTGAAGCCATATGCGTCGTTCCAATTTGTTGATACTCAAAGCGAACCAAGCGAAGATTTTGACCCAGAAGAAATGGAACTAAATGACATGTTACAAGATTCAGATCCATCTGATTTTGGAAGCTTTGGACCAAACGTAGTTCCATCAGATGATTCTGGACTTAGTGGTGGTTTTGGAGTATTACAGAGCAATGTAAAGAATACTGAACACTCACACCAAACGGAGGGTTTTATAAACAGCGGG TCTGGAACATGtgtcaaaaatatttcactACAAGGAACCACGAGTTGTGTGTCTGACGGAGACTGCAAAGATTGCAATGGATTTGTATTTCATTGTGCCAGTAACTTCTGCAAAGTTGGTCCTGCTCCAAGTTGTGGGACAGAATGTG ATATCACCGATGGTTTTCCTGCTTGGCTTCTTAAGCGATGA